The DNA sequence TGACCATGAGATGCAAGTATTATTGATAGTAGTCTTAAATGAAAAAAGAGTCACACTTATGTGTAACTCTTTGATTATTAAGTTTGACTAACTGAGCTTAAGTCAGTTACTTTCTGATTATGATCATGTTGAGCTGTAAATTATTTTTTAATTTTATAAACATCTGATAATCAATGATCTATTTTTTACTTTTTTGAAATATTACATTGGATTATCATGATCTATCACAAAACCTAGCTCAGTTTTTGGGAATAAATAAAAAGCTATTCTAAGCGCTTGTTATCCATATAAACTCCTTCCCATTTGATCTTTCCGTTGTTATCAAAGCCATGCGATAGCATGACCGGGATATTGGACTTTTTCTTGCCATCCATAGTTGTAACAGACAATACCCACCAGGAATAAACAACGTAGTATTCTTTTTCATAGGCTACACAGACCGGCTCTCCCGATTCAACTAATTCAATTGTATTGTATGTTGCAAAGGTCTTTTGATCATCGGCTTTTTTTGTCTTCAGATCAATTGATTCACCATCTTTAAGTGAAAGACTTCCAAAAACGGCATCAGGGGTATAAAAACTTAACCAGGTTTCAATATCCTTTGCTGCCCATGCGTTCACAGCTTTTCGGGTGACATTGATGTATGGGTGGTACTTGTAAATGACCCCACTTTCAATTGTTTTCTGGCTCTTTTCTATTTGCTCAAAAATGTTATCACTGAAGTATTGATTCGCAACAGCTATCTTCCCGTCTTTATTGAAGCGATATAAATCATGAACATGAATTTTAACTTTTATTCCAGTAGCCTTATGTGTTCCTGTCCATAGTAACCAATCCTGGACCCAAAGACCTCCATTTTTATAATCAATAGCGTCAGGAAAAGCAGGTTTATCGTCTTGAATTATAAAATTGTCAAATCCGTTCCACCAATCAACAAAACCGCTCATATATTTTTGGGGCTTTTTTTCGTATTCTCCATTTGAACCCACCCAAATTGTATCAGCGAAAAAACTTACAAATGCTTCTTTGTCTCCTTTGACAAATGCTGCCCACATTGCTTTTGTCTTATTAATGGCTTCATGTTCTGAATAAACAATGCCATTCTCTTTTTGAGCATTAACCGTCAAAAATGTGGTTAATACAAGTACTAACACGAAACCTATCTTTTTCATACCTATTGAGTTTTAGTTGTTAAATTATCTTTGATTTTTAATCTCGAATTATTGCA is a window from the Aquipluma nitroreducens genome containing:
- a CDS encoding nuclear transport factor 2 family protein, giving the protein MKKIGFVLVLVLTTFLTVNAQKENGIVYSEHEAINKTKAMWAAFVKGDKEAFVSFFADTIWVGSNGEYEKKPQKYMSGFVDWWNGFDNFIIQDDKPAFPDAIDYKNGGLWVQDWLLWTGTHKATGIKVKIHVHDLYRFNKDGKIAVANQYFSDNIFEQIEKSQKTIESGVIYKYHPYINVTRKAVNAWAAKDIETWLSFYTPDAVFGSLSLKDGESIDLKTKKADDQKTFATYNTIELVESGEPVCVAYEKEYYVVYSWWVLSVTTMDGKKKSNIPVMLSHGFDNNGKIKWEGVYMDNKRLE